A genomic region of Alligator mississippiensis isolate rAllMis1 chromosome 6, rAllMis1, whole genome shotgun sequence contains the following coding sequences:
- the ATP5MK gene encoding ATP synthase membrane subunit K, mitochondrial — protein MAGHDAGSQHQFTGFQKYFNSYTLTGRRNYVIATYSTIAAIILFFKLRSKKKAPAVTEK, from the exons ATGGCAGGACACGATGCGGGAAGTCAACACCAGTTCACTGGCTTTCAGAAATACTTCAATTCCTACACCCTGACAGGCAGGAGGAAT tATGTAATAGCCACGTATAGCACCATTGCAGCAATTATCCTGTTCTTCAAGCTAAGGTCTAAAAAAAAGGCTCCAGCTGTAACAGAGAAATAG
- the TAF5 gene encoding transcription initiation factor TFIID subunit 5 translates to MAAVPEEPAEVAVKQEAEDPAPPPPAPAASPAASPAEGEAAATPGGGGGGAEAASAKPVPPAPASASAPASSSSSSASASPPAAGLDRPALLAVLQLLRRSNLRESEEILRREARLQPDDLAAALSPAGPGAPGGEADADALLSRVAAAAAAASSGPGGTATAGPTGPALPSASPVTAAAPPAKVGGIAVEDQPDVSAVLSAYNQQGDPALYEEYYSGLKHFIECSLDCHRAELSQLFYPLFVHMYLELVYNQHESEAKSFFEKFHGDQECYYQDDLRVLSSLTKKEHMKGNETMLDFRTSKFVLRISRDSYQLLKRHLQEKQNNQIWNIVQEHLYIDIFDGMPRSKQQIDAMVGSLAGEAKREANKAKVFFGLLKEPEIEVPLDDEDEEGENEEGKPKKKKPKKDSVGSKSKKQDPNAPPQNRIPLPELKDSDKLDKAMNIKEATKRVRLGPDCLPSICFYTFLNAYQGLTAVDITDDSSMIVGGFADSTVRVWSVTPKKLRSVKTAADLSLIDKESDDVLERIMDEKTASELKILYGHSGPVYGTSFSPDRNYLLSSSEDGTVRLWSLQTFTCLVGYKGHNYPVWDTQFSPYGYYFVSGGHDRVARLWATDHYQPLRMFAGHLADVTCSRFHPNSNYIATGSADRTVRLWDVLNGNCVRIFTGHKGPIHSLAFSPNGRFLATGATDGRVLLWDIGHGLMVGELKGHTDTIYALRFSRDGEILASGSMDNTVKLWDAVKAFEDLETDDFTTATGHINLPENSQDLLLGTYMSKSTPVIHLHFTRRNLLLAAGAYSPQ, encoded by the exons ATGGCGGCAGTGCCTGAGGAGCCGGCGGAGGTGGCGGTGAAGCAGGAGGCGGAGGACCctgccccgccgccgcccgccccggcGGCCTCGCCCGCCGCTTCCCCCGCCGAGGGGGAGGCGGCGGCGACcccggggggcggcggcggcggcgcggaggCCGCTTCCGCCAAGCCGGTGCCGCCGGCCCCCGCGTCGGCCTCAGCCCCGGCCTCGTCGTCCTCATCGTCCGCCTCCGCGTCGCCGCCCGCGGCCGGCCTGGACCGCCCGGCGCTGCTGGCCGTGCTGCAGCTCCTGCGCCGCAGCAACCTGCGCGAGTCCGAGGAGATCCTGCGGCGCGAGGCCCGGCTGCAGCCGGACGACCTCGCCGCCGCGCTCAGCCCCGCCGGCCCCGGCGCCCCGGGCGGGGAGGCCGACGCCGACGCGCTGCTCAGCCGGGtcgcggccgccgccgccgccgcctcctcggGCCCGGGGGGAACCGCCACCGCCGGCCCCACCGGCCCCGCTCTCCCGTCCGCCAGCCCCGTCACCGCCGCCGCGCCGCCCGCCAAAG TCGGAGGCATCGCCGTCGAAGACCAGCCGGACGTGAGCGCGGTGTTGTCCGCCTACAACCAGCAAGGCGACCCGGCGCTGTACGAGGAGTACTACAGCGGACTGAAACACTTCATCGAGTGCTCCCTGGACTGTCACCGGGCCGAATTATCCCAGCTGTTTTATCCGCTCTTTGTGCACATGTATTTGGAGTTGGTCTACAATCAACACGAGAGCGAAGCAAAGTCTTTCTTTGAGAA GTTTCATGGAGATCAGGAGTGTTATTACCAGGATGACCTGCGTGTATTATCCAGCTTAACCAAAAAGGAACACATGAAAGGGAACGAGACCATGCTGGATTTCCGAACAAGCAAATTTGTGCTGCGCATTTCCCGTGACTCTTACCAGCTCTTGAAGAGACACCTGCAGGAAAAGCAGAACAATCAGATCTGGAACATTGTTCAGGAGCATCTCTACATCGACATCTTTGATGGGATGCCCCGCAGCAAACAGCAGATAGATGCTATGGTGGGAAGCTTGGCTGGAGAGGCCAAACGAGAGGCAAATAAAGCAAAG GTTTTCTTTGGCTTATTGAAAGAGCCAGAAATTGAAGTCCCTTTGGATGATGAAGACGAAGAAGGGGAGAACGAGGAaggaaaaccaaaaaagaaaaagccgAAAAAAGATAGCGTGGGATCAAAAAGTAAAAAACAAGACCCGAATGCTCCTCCGCAGAACAG AATTCCTCTTCCTGAACTGAAAGACTCTGACAAGCTGGATAAAGCAATGAACATAAAGGAAGCCACAAAGCGCGTGCGTCTTGGCCCAGACTGCTTGCCTTCTATCTGTTTCTACACATTCCTTAATGCTTACCAG GGTCTTACTGCAGTGGATATCACAGATGACTCTAGCATGATTGTAGGAGGCTTTGCTGACTCCACTGTCAGAGTGTGGTCTGTGACACCAAAAAAGCTACGCAGTGTAAAAACAGCAGCAG ATCTCAGTCTCATAGACAAAGAATCAGATGATGTCTTGGAAAGGATCATGGATGAGAAGACGGCAAGTGAGCTGAAGATTTTATATGGTCACAGTGGACCCGTCTATGGTACTAGCTTCAGTCCTGATAG GAACTACCTGTTATCCTCCTCAGAAGATGGCACTGTGCGATTGTGGAGTCTGCAAACATTTACTTGCCTGGTGGGATATAAAGGACACAACTATCCAGTATGGGATACGCAGTTCTCTCCCTATGGGTATTACTTTGTATCTGGTGGACATGACAGAGTGGCTCG GCTCTGGGCAACGGATCACTATCAGCCTTTGCGTATGTTTGCTGGCCATCTTGCTGATGTCACATGTAGTCGGTTTCATCCCAACTCCAACTATATTGCTACGGGCTCAGCAGACAGAACTGTGCGACTCTGGGATGTTCTGAATGGGAACTGTGTGAGGATCTTCACTGGACATAAG GGACCAATTCATTCGCTGGCATTTTCCCCTAATGGAAGATTCCTGGCCACTGGAGCAACAGATGGAAGAGTGCTCCTCTGGGATATTGGCCATGGTTTGATGGTGGGAGAGTTGAAAGGGCACACCGACACCATCTATGCACTCAGATTCAGTAGAGATGGGGAGATTTTAGCATCAG GTTCTATGGATAACACAGTCAAACTGTGGGACGCTGTGAAAGCATTTGAAGACTTGgaaactgatgattttacaacAGCCACAGGACACATAAATCTGCCTGAAAACTCACAGGACTTGCTACTGGGTACTTACATGAGCAAATCAACCCCAGTCATACACCTTCATTTTACACGGAGaaacttgctgctggctgccgGAGCATACAGCCCACAGTAA